The genomic window GACGTGCTGCGCAtcctcgaggccgtggtGGAGAGCGCAAAGACTGGCAGGGACGTGGTATTTGCTTGAAGACGCGGACGAACACTGCGCGACTTTCAGGGGGCTGATACGCGAGGGGGAAACGCAATAATACTGCTCATCGACCCTACTCCACGTCCGGGCTCTTCTCTGTACATCGTGTGCTGGCCGTCATGCAGTCAcactaaaaaaaaaaaaaggtcaatgTGCACGAATCAGACTGCCGCCTGGTACCTCTTATTATAGCATCCCGTCCAACCGTACAGTACATGCGTGTATGCTGGTATTTTGATGCAGCCGTTTAGCCAAGACCCTGACCTCTTGCTTCAATTCTagacccaaaaaaaaagtaaaaactCCAATCCTATTCCAACAatatcttttataaaaatGAAATTCCTCAAGATTCTACAAATTAAACGCCGTAACAGCCATAACCACCAGCCCCACGGTTGTCATCATCGCGCTCAGCTCCTGACCAGCAGCACCCGAGTTCTTGGAGAGGATGGGCTTGCCATAGAGACTCGGCACATACGGCGCGGGCTTCGTCTCGTTGAGCGTCCCATTCCAGCAGTAGTTGGCAAAGCACTGCCTACACTTGTCAGGCACAGCCGTCCTGGTGCGCTCGAAGCTGCGGGCGAGCATAGCGCAGCCGACGCACACGGCCCAGTCGGGGTCGCGCGTGCTGTTGAGCTGCGTGGCTACCGCCCAGCCGTTTTGCACAATGGCGTCGCGCTCGTCCGACTTGATGGCCATTTGAAAGGTGGATATGTTGGACTCGTAGATGTACGGGTAGTTGGGGATGTAGACGAtgagcggcgacggcgcggtGAGGTTGGACGAGTCGCAgccgaagaaggcgggcCTCGAGTTGAGGCCCAGGTTGACAAAGGTGTCCTTGCCCGGGACGGCGGGGAACCCTGTCCCGTTGGCAACGGAGGGTTGCAGAGAGCGCTCGTaggtggcgatggcggacGCTCCGTCCGGCCAGCTGCTGTCCGTGTCGGCGGAGGAATCGATTGAAAACACCACGTCGACGCGTCTCTCGCGGAACAGGTGCGGGTGGTAGGGGACGTTTTGCAGATCCTCcccgccgtcgacgagggtGAGACGGGTCTCGTTGGCGCTGGGATTCTTGGCCGTGTTCCAGCCCTTGAAAGGGTTGGGGGTCCAGTCTGCAATGTCATTGCTCTCGTCGCCCAGGGCATTCAGGAAGGTTGTTAGAGCGTCAACGACGAACTTGGGAATGTCTTCGGGGACGTATCTGCTGTTTCCGTCCTTGATATACATGATAATCTGGTTGAATAAACTGCTCGAGGTGCCCATGATGAACCCGGCATTATCGAAGCCAACAATACACTTTTGGTTGCCGGGAATCGAGCCATTGGTGAAGTTGGAGCCGACATACTGAAGAGGCACGAATCCCTGGAGCGAGGGGTCAAAGGAACCAAACTCCCAGGGGGTGAACTCGTAGATGGTTGAGTTTGACGCGATAATCTTTTGGCCGGGGGCGCGACCGTCGGCAACAATCAAGGGAAGCGGGTTCTTGCCGGATGAGAAGTCCGGGTCGTTTGCGATGGAAGAGTAGGTAAACCCCGGACCGCCGTTGgtggcattgatgagctGATATGCAAGCATGCGACCCCAGTAATCAGTAATGGACCGATCGAAACctgccttgtccttggcatccACATCGTCCAGGATCTCGCTGTAATACTGTAGCAGGCTGTATTGCTCGGGACCTGCGGGTTCAGCAAGATCAGCATGTGACTTTGACACATGGAATGACGGGGTCTGAATGTCGTCTTGTCCGCCCTCCCCCCTTACCTTTGAGGATGGAATCGTCAAACTGCCAGATTTGCGGCGCGTTGACGGCGTCCTGGACCGAAGTGAAGTTGTTGGTGTACATGCTGCCCACCAGCCAGCTCCCGCCAGACAGACCAGAGATGTACGTCGCACTCTGAAGCAGGCCGCCCAAGTTGCCCTTTGTCTGACTGCCAGTCGAGCGGCTGTCCCAGGCGGCaacggcaccggcaccgtTCAGCATGGCGCGGTAACCGCCTCCGGAGACGGCCAGCCCAATGTTTGGCAGCGCGGTCGGGTCGCTGGCGGCATTCTTGAGGTAGGCATCGCTGTCGAAGTCGGGGATGGCAATGCGCTTCAGGAGCTCGCGGATGGGGGCGACGGTTTCGTTTCGGCGCTTGGGGAGCCATTCCCTCTCCTGGGACGacaagccgccgccgtctcgcACTTTCGGGCGGCTCGTGGGACAGTCGACGGGCGACGGCGCATAGCCCTTGGGCGACTGATCGGTGGCGCGTTGGATGAGGGACGTTTGgcggacgacgacgtcggcagAACCCGAGGCATCGTGCTGGCGCGGGAGATCTGGTGCAAGGAGGGCAACGGCGTCAGCAACATGTGACGCATCTCGGGCCAGCGGTTGTGCGGTGGCTGCGCGTCGGGGCATCGAGAAAACACATTGAACCTACCTTGGACAACGGCCGCGGCTACTTGGGCGGGAGccagcgccgtcgccgcggccAGCAGGAGCGACAGTTGACTTCCAATGGCCATTTGTCCCCCGCCGGTGCTGCGCCGCAAAAGTCAATTGAACAGACAGACAGCCCGAGAGGCGACGAGGGAAAAAGAAGACGTCAATGAGAAATGAAAAAGACTGTGACGGGGAAGGGGGAGCGGACAGGCACAGCCAGTGGCAGCGCGAGCAACCTGAGGAATTAATACGACTCGGCTTGATACAAATACTAGTAGtctggtgctccgtactcaTGCGTAGCCAAGCGGACAAGCTCTAGTGTCTTGGCCGTTTGGTCTTGGCGCCGCTACCTCGATGGAATCGGACTCACTTCTCTGCACCATCCCCGCCTGGTCGTTGACGGACGGATGAGTCGGCCCCAGTTGGCCAGTCGGTTAGTTCAGTCAAACAAGAGCTcaatcaaaaaaaaaaatgacaCCTCGATGCAGTCTCCTTGCGTGGCGGAGactgagagagagagagagcgagGCCAGGCTCGGCCTCcggacatggctggctggctggctggaccAGGGGCTGTTGTAAGATTGATGCCAAAAAAAGGAACATGAAATGCTCCGCTAGTCAAGGATAGGTTATCGAATGCATAAACACAACCAACAAACCATTGTTGCCGATTACTACACAACCACTTGGTCCAGCGGAGGAGGCTATGCACATTGTCTTGGCGACGCAACACACGGACAAAAGACTCGTAACGTCTGTTGCACTTGGCACGTACCAGCCAACGCTTCTGTCTCAGCCCATGACGTACGATGCGCTGGTTTCAAAACACTGGCTGATACGGTGCAACCAGACTTGGCACCGGATTCCCTGTGCCCAAGTAGCTGACATGCTGAGGGCAACTGTCACGAAACATGTGTACAGCAGCTGCAAGTCTACAGCACACACGTATCCATCAGGACGAATCCCTTGTTCGTACTGCCATGGCAGCGAGAGCTGGC from Metarhizium brunneum chromosome 2, complete sequence includes these protein-coding regions:
- the LYSLP gene encoding Lysophospholipase, yielding MAIGSQLSLLLAAATALAPAQVAAAVVQDLPRQHDASGSADVVVRQTSLIQRATDQSPKGYAPSPVDCPTSRPKVRDGGGLSSQEREWLPKRRNETVAPIRELLKRIAIPDFDSDAYLKNAASDPTALPNIGLAVSGGGYRAMLNGAGAVAAWDSRSTGSQTKGNLGGLLQSATYISGLSGGSWLVGSMYTNNFTSVQDAVNAPQIWQFDDSILKGPEQYSLLQYYSEILDDVDAKDKAGFDRSITDYWGRMLAYQLINATNGGPGFTYSSIANDPDFSSGKNPLPLIVADGRAPGQKIIASNSTIYEFTPWEFGSFDPSLQGFVPLQYVGSNFTNGSIPGNQKCIVGFDNAGFIMGTSSSLFNQIIMYIKDGNSRYVPEDIPKFVVDALTTFLNALGDESNDIADWTPNPFKGWNTAKNPSANETRLTLVDGGEDLQNVPYHPHLFRERRVDVVFSIDSSADTDSSWPDGASAIATYERSLQPSVANGTGFPAVPGKDTFVNLGLNSRPAFFGCDSSNLTAPSPLIVYIPNYPYIYESNISTFQMAIKSDERDAIVQNGWAVATQLNSTRDPDWAVCVGCAMLARSFERTRTAVPDKCRQCFANYCWNGTLNETKPAPYVPSLYGKPILSKNSGAAGQELSAMMTTVGLVVMAVTAFNL